Proteins co-encoded in one Streptomyces roseochromogenus subsp. oscitans DS 12.976 genomic window:
- a CDS encoding molybdenum cofactor biosynthesis protein MoaE yields MAQVNEHPGEQAAQDSIKLIGVRESALSVDEVFQAVGDDAAGGVALFVGTVRNHDGGADVDALGYSCHPSAEAEMRRIAEKVVAEYPVRALAAVHRVGDLRVGDLAVVVGVACPHRAEAFDACRKLIDDLKHEVPIWKHQKFSDGTDEWVGA; encoded by the coding sequence ATGGCACAGGTGAACGAGCACCCCGGTGAGCAGGCGGCGCAGGATTCCATCAAGCTGATCGGGGTCCGGGAGAGCGCGCTCTCCGTGGACGAGGTGTTCCAGGCGGTCGGGGACGACGCGGCCGGGGGCGTCGCGCTGTTCGTGGGGACCGTGCGGAACCACGACGGCGGAGCGGACGTGGACGCCCTCGGGTACTCCTGCCACCCCAGTGCCGAGGCCGAGATGCGGCGGATCGCCGAGAAGGTCGTGGCCGAGTATCCGGTGCGGGCGCTGGCCGCCGTGCACCGGGTGGGAGACCTGCGGGTAGGGGATCTCGCCGTGGTCGTCGGCGTGGCCTGTCCGCACCGGGCCGAGGCCTTCGACGCCTGCCGCAAGCTGATCGACGATCTCAAGCACGAGGTGCCGATCTGGAAGCACCAGAAGTTCTCCGACGGCACAGACGAGTGGGTCGGCGCGTAG
- a CDS encoding SDR family oxidoreductase — protein MSSPDPQVRAARNPSTSSAVRGPVVVVTGAAGGVGALLTERLAASEEIKQVVAIDERRGECAAATWHILDVRDPAIADKLRGADVVVHLALDLDLETDPAARTAYNVRGTQTVLTAAAAAGVHRVVLCTSAMVYGALPDNELPLSEDAELRATAEATGVGDLLEIERLARRAPRAHPGLNVTVVRPAVLVGGTDTALTRYFESPRLLVVAGSRPAWQFCHVEDLCGALEYAVLEKVDGELAVGCDGWLEQEEVEELSGIRRMELPSAVALGAAARLHRIGLTPSPAGDLAYTMYPWVVSGSRLHDAGWRPRWTNEEVLAELLEEVSGRHTVAGRRLGRKDATAAGAAGATVALLGAAAVVRRARKARRRV, from the coding sequence GTGAGTTCCCCAGATCCGCAGGTTCGCGCAGCGCGAAACCCCTCAACCTCCTCCGCCGTGCGCGGACCCGTCGTCGTGGTCACCGGCGCCGCCGGCGGGGTCGGCGCCCTGCTCACCGAGCGGCTCGCCGCCTCCGAGGAGATCAAGCAGGTCGTCGCCATCGACGAGCGGCGCGGGGAGTGCGCGGCCGCCACGTGGCACATCCTCGACGTGCGCGATCCCGCGATCGCGGACAAGCTGCGGGGCGCCGACGTGGTCGTCCACCTCGCGCTCGACCTGGATCTGGAGACCGATCCGGCGGCTCGAACCGCTTACAACGTCCGGGGGACCCAGACCGTCCTCACGGCCGCTGCGGCGGCCGGCGTGCACCGGGTCGTGCTGTGCACGTCTGCGATGGTCTACGGCGCGCTGCCGGACAACGAGCTGCCCCTTTCGGAGGACGCCGAGCTGCGCGCGACCGCCGAGGCCACCGGGGTCGGGGACCTGCTGGAGATCGAGCGGCTGGCGCGCCGGGCGCCGCGGGCGCATCCGGGGCTGAACGTCACCGTCGTACGGCCCGCCGTGCTGGTCGGCGGCACGGACACCGCGCTGACCCGGTATTTCGAGTCGCCGCGGCTGCTCGTCGTCGCCGGATCGCGGCCCGCGTGGCAGTTCTGCCATGTCGAGGACCTGTGCGGTGCCCTGGAGTACGCCGTCCTGGAGAAGGTCGACGGGGAACTGGCCGTGGGCTGCGACGGGTGGCTGGAGCAGGAGGAGGTCGAGGAGCTCAGCGGGATCCGGCGGATGGAGCTGCCCTCGGCGGTCGCTCTGGGCGCGGCGGCCCGGCTGCACCGGATCGGGCTCACGCCGTCTCCGGCCGGCGATCTGGCGTACACGATGTATCCCTGGGTGGTCAGCGGGAGCCGGCTGCACGACGCCGGGTGGCGGCCGCGGTGGACCAACGAGGAGGTGCTCGCGGAGCTGCTGGAGGAGGTTTCCGGGCGGCACACGGTCGCCGGGCGGCGGCTCGGCCGCAAGGACGCCACGGCCGCGGGTGCCGCCGGGGCGACGGTCGCTCTGCTGGGCGCCGCCGCTGTCGTACGACGGGCCCGGAAGGCCCGGCGGCGCGTGTGA
- a CDS encoding zinc-dependent metalloprotease, with protein MSDTPFGFGLPPEEPEDGDEGKKKDQQSGGEQGPANPFGFGGLPGAGGLGGPGADNPLAAMFGSLNPTDLGAAFQQLGQMLSYEGGPVNWDMAKQIARQTVAQGTPDGTKDASVGPAERKAVEEAVRLADLWLDDATSLPSGSASAVAWSRAEWVEATLPAWQELVDPVAERVGAAMGDVLPEEMQAMAGPLIGMMRSMGGAMFGTQIGQAVGVLAGEVVGSTDIGLPLGPAGKAALLPANVEAFGKDLGVPQEEVRLYLALREAAHQRLFAHVPWLRSHLFGAVDGYARGIKVDTAKLEDVVGQFDPQNPEQLQDALQQGMFQPEDTPEQKAALARLETALALVEGWVDAVVHAAAKPRLASADALRETLRRRRATGGPAEQTFATLIGLELRPRRLRDASRLWASLTDARGVDGRDGLWAHPDMLPTASDLDDPDGFVHREQLDFSELDKMLGEAAGGSQSKPDLHKPDPHEKDDDTKGDDTE; from the coding sequence GTGAGTGACACCCCATTCGGTTTCGGCCTTCCGCCGGAGGAGCCGGAGGACGGCGACGAGGGCAAGAAGAAGGACCAGCAGAGCGGTGGTGAGCAGGGACCGGCCAACCCGTTCGGCTTCGGCGGCCTGCCCGGAGCCGGAGGCCTTGGCGGCCCCGGCGCCGACAATCCGCTCGCAGCCATGTTCGGTTCCCTGAACCCCACCGACCTGGGCGCCGCGTTCCAGCAGCTGGGCCAGATGCTCTCCTACGAGGGCGGTCCGGTGAACTGGGACATGGCCAAGCAGATCGCCCGCCAGACGGTCGCCCAGGGCACCCCGGACGGCACGAAGGACGCCAGCGTCGGCCCGGCCGAGCGCAAGGCGGTCGAGGAGGCCGTCCGCCTGGCCGACCTGTGGCTGGACGACGCGACGTCCCTGCCGTCGGGCTCCGCCTCGGCGGTGGCCTGGTCCCGCGCGGAGTGGGTCGAGGCGACCCTGCCCGCCTGGCAGGAGCTGGTCGACCCGGTCGCCGAGCGGGTCGGCGCGGCCATGGGCGACGTCCTGCCGGAGGAGATGCAGGCCATGGCGGGCCCGCTGATCGGCATGATGCGCTCGATGGGCGGCGCCATGTTCGGCACGCAGATCGGGCAGGCCGTCGGCGTGCTCGCCGGTGAGGTCGTCGGCTCCACCGACATCGGCCTGCCGCTCGGCCCGGCCGGCAAGGCCGCGCTGCTCCCGGCCAACGTGGAGGCCTTCGGCAAGGACCTCGGCGTGCCGCAGGAGGAGGTGCGGCTGTACCTGGCCCTGCGCGAGGCGGCCCACCAGCGCCTGTTCGCGCATGTGCCGTGGCTGCGCTCGCACCTGTTCGGCGCGGTCGACGGGTACGCGCGCGGGATCAAGGTCGACACGGCCAAGCTGGAGGACGTGGTCGGCCAGTTCGACCCGCAGAACCCCGAGCAGCTGCAGGACGCCCTCCAGCAGGGCATGTTCCAGCCGGAGGACACGCCCGAGCAGAAGGCCGCCCTGGCCCGTCTGGAGACCGCTCTGGCGCTCGTCGAGGGCTGGGTGGACGCGGTGGTCCATGCGGCCGCCAAACCGCGTCTGGCGTCCGCTGACGCGCTGCGCGAGACCCTGCGCCGCCGCCGCGCCACGGGCGGTCCCGCGGAGCAGACGTTCGCCACGCTGATCGGCCTGGAGCTGCGCCCGCGCCGGCTGCGCGACGCCTCCCGCCTGTGGGCCTCGCTCACGGACGCGCGCGGTGTGGACGGCCGGGACGGCCTGTGGGCCCACCCGGACATGCTGCCGACGGCCAGCGACCTGGACGACCCGGACGGCTTCGTGCACCGCGAGCAGCTGGACTTCTCCGAGCTGGACAAGATGCTCGGCGAGGCGGCGGGCGGTTCTCAGAGCAAGCCCGACCTGCACAAGCCGGACCCCCACGAGAAGGACGACGACACCAAGGGCGACGACACCGAGTGA
- a CDS encoding NUDIX hydrolase encodes MSLYDDAVLVLKGYEGQDELRQAYLDHLAAHSDGMWKACQDGHITASALVIDPERGRVLLTLHKKLRMWLQMGGHCEPDDATVAQAALREATEESGIAGLTLLSGGPVRLDRHHTPCAWHLDVQYAAVAPGGAVEAISDESLDLRWFAYDEVADVADESVVRLLDATRARL; translated from the coding sequence GTGAGCCTGTACGACGACGCGGTCCTCGTGCTGAAGGGGTACGAGGGCCAGGACGAGTTGCGCCAGGCCTATCTGGACCATCTGGCGGCCCACTCGGACGGCATGTGGAAGGCCTGCCAGGATGGGCACATCACGGCGAGCGCGCTGGTGATCGACCCCGAGCGCGGCCGGGTGCTGCTGACCCTTCACAAGAAGTTGCGGATGTGGCTGCAGATGGGCGGTCACTGCGAGCCGGACGACGCCACTGTGGCGCAGGCCGCCCTGCGGGAGGCGACCGAGGAGTCCGGCATCGCGGGGCTGACCCTGCTGTCCGGCGGCCCGGTCCGCCTGGACCGCCACCACACGCCCTGCGCCTGGCACCTGGACGTCCAGTACGCCGCCGTCGCGCCGGGCGGGGCCGTGGAGGCGATCAGCGACGAGTCCCTGGACCTGCGCTGGTTCGCCTACGACGAGGTGGCCGACGTAGCGGACGAGTCGGTCGTACGGCTGCTCGACGCGACCCGCGCGAGGCTGTAG
- a CDS encoding AIM24 family protein — protein MQSPLFAHNDLQTQERWSLQNSQLLRVTLEGHDDILARKGSMVAYQGLVEFDAEYRSNNQARAQAYTGEGLDLMRCHGQGTVYLANLAQHVHIMDVEQDGLTVDSSYVLAMDSSLHYEVIAVDSLYGIAGSGKYQLNITGRGRVALMTSGAPLLMQVTPDKYVNCDADAIVAWSTGLRVQMQAQTHSSGVWRRRGNTGEGWELSFMGSGFALVQPSELLPPQNAVIGQGLAAQFGMGQQGARGQNQGNVWN, from the coding sequence ATGCAGAGCCCGCTTTTCGCGCACAACGACCTCCAGACGCAGGAGCGTTGGAGCCTGCAGAACTCGCAGTTGCTCCGCGTCACTCTGGAGGGCCACGACGACATCCTCGCCCGCAAGGGCAGCATGGTCGCCTACCAGGGCCTGGTCGAGTTCGACGCCGAGTACCGCAGCAACAACCAGGCACGCGCGCAGGCGTACACCGGTGAGGGACTGGACCTGATGCGCTGTCACGGGCAGGGCACGGTATATCTCGCCAACCTCGCCCAGCACGTGCACATCATGGACGTCGAGCAGGACGGGCTGACCGTCGACAGCTCCTACGTCCTCGCCATGGACTCCTCGCTGCACTACGAGGTCATCGCCGTCGACAGCCTCTACGGCATCGCCGGCTCCGGGAAGTACCAGCTGAACATCACCGGGCGCGGCCGGGTCGCCCTGATGACCTCGGGCGCGCCGCTGCTGATGCAGGTCACGCCCGACAAGTACGTCAACTGCGACGCCGACGCCATCGTCGCCTGGTCCACCGGGCTGCGCGTGCAGATGCAGGCGCAGACGCACTCCTCCGGGGTGTGGCGCCGGCGCGGGAACACCGGTGAGGGCTGGGAGCTGAGCTTCATGGGGTCCGGGTTCGCGCTCGTCCAGCCCAGTGAGCTGCTGCCGCCACAGAACGCGGTGATCGGGCAGGGCCTCGCCGCCCAGTTCGGCATGGGGCAGCAGGGGGCCCGGGGGCAGAACCAGGGGAACGTCTGGAACTGA
- a CDS encoding AIM24 family protein → MNQPLAGYAPAPVTARMENHGKHMLKVAMQTGNDLLARVGSMVAYEGFVQYEPNPPAVRQIARDWITGEGAPLMKCTGDGLLYLADYGANVVVIHLNGDGISVNATNLLAFDAHLSWGVERVKGLAKFAGQGLWNTRISGQGWVALTSRGEPIVVDCGGGEDETYVDPDALVAWSPNLKVKGKRSFKAQSLIGRGSGEAYQMAFSGQGIVVVQPSEDSTDRIRIRG, encoded by the coding sequence ATGAACCAGCCGCTCGCGGGCTACGCCCCCGCACCCGTCACCGCCCGCATGGAGAACCACGGCAAGCACATGCTGAAGGTCGCCATGCAGACCGGAAACGACCTCCTCGCGCGCGTGGGCTCGATGGTCGCCTACGAAGGCTTCGTGCAGTACGAGCCCAACCCGCCGGCCGTCCGCCAGATCGCCCGCGACTGGATCACCGGCGAGGGCGCCCCGCTGATGAAGTGCACCGGCGACGGTCTGCTCTACCTCGCCGACTACGGCGCGAACGTCGTCGTGATCCACCTCAACGGCGACGGCATCTCCGTCAACGCCACCAACCTGCTGGCCTTCGACGCCCACCTCAGCTGGGGCGTCGAGCGTGTGAAGGGGCTCGCCAAGTTCGCCGGGCAGGGCCTGTGGAACACGAGGATCTCCGGGCAGGGCTGGGTGGCCCTGACCTCCCGGGGCGAACCGATCGTCGTCGATTGCGGCGGCGGCGAGGACGAGACGTACGTCGACCCGGACGCGCTCGTCGCCTGGTCGCCGAACCTGAAGGTGAAGGGCAAGCGCAGCTTCAAGGCGCAGTCGCTGATCGGCCGGGGCAGCGGTGAGGCCTACCAGATGGCCTTCTCCGGCCAGGGCATCGTCGTCGTCCAGCCCAGCGAGGACAGCACCGACCGCATCCGGATCCGGGGCTGA
- a CDS encoding AIM24 family protein, producing the protein GFTQPAGGTPPQGFTPPAGGTPAQGFTPQSGQIPPGQTPPPAPAPVPNVHAAPTVIAPLTPPAGGTVHPPAPAPAPYGQPPQQPYGGQPTAPMPPGYGQQPPSYGGRPTAPMPPGYGQIPGQQPAGYGVPQGAPQGGAGVTAALQMYKETPTGQRWTQQNKKLIRVDLGIGGQPVLARQGSMVLYQGKVDFGYKGAGFAGRIVGHATGQEMQLMRCTGNGQVFLAENSTHLHPVELQGDAICVSAENVLAFDESLQYEVRRIEGHGIPGGALFTMQFQGTGTIVVKTHGTPVVLPVTPTTFADCNAVVAWSAASQVIVSSQVRMRRNAYPGDTGESVNLQFRGAPGNFIVVQPYEV; encoded by the coding sequence AGGGCTTCACACAGCCCGCCGGCGGTACACCTCCGCAGGGCTTCACACCGCCTGCCGGCGGCACGCCCGCACAGGGCTTCACACCGCAGTCCGGTCAGATCCCGCCCGGCCAGACTCCGCCCCCGGCACCGGCACCCGTGCCGAACGTGCACGCCGCGCCGACGGTCATCGCCCCCTTGACCCCGCCCGCCGGCGGCACCGTCCATCCGCCCGCCCCGGCCCCCGCGCCCTACGGCCAGCCGCCGCAGCAGCCCTATGGCGGTCAGCCGACCGCGCCGATGCCCCCGGGCTACGGCCAGCAGCCGCCCTCCTACGGCGGCCGGCCCACCGCGCCCATGCCACCCGGCTACGGCCAGATCCCCGGCCAGCAGCCCGCCGGCTACGGAGTACCGCAGGGCGCCCCGCAGGGCGGTGCCGGTGTGACGGCCGCGCTGCAGATGTACAAGGAGACGCCGACCGGGCAGCGCTGGACGCAGCAGAACAAGAAGCTCATCCGCGTCGACCTCGGCATCGGCGGACAGCCCGTGCTGGCCCGGCAGGGCAGCATGGTGCTCTACCAGGGCAAGGTCGACTTCGGCTACAAGGGCGCCGGGTTCGCCGGGCGGATCGTGGGCCACGCGACCGGCCAGGAGATGCAGCTGATGCGCTGCACCGGCAACGGCCAGGTGTTCCTCGCCGAGAACTCCACCCACCTGCACCCCGTCGAGCTGCAGGGCGACGCGATCTGCGTGTCCGCGGAGAACGTCCTTGCCTTCGACGAGAGCCTGCAGTACGAGGTCCGCCGCATCGAGGGCCATGGCATCCCCGGCGGCGCGCTGTTCACCATGCAGTTCCAGGGCACCGGCACCATCGTCGTCAAGACCCACGGCACGCCCGTGGTCCTGCCGGTCACGCCGACCACCTTCGCCGACTGCAACGCTGTCGTCGCCTGGTCGGCCGCCTCCCAGGTGATCGTCTCCAGCCAGGTCCGCATGCGCCGCAACGCCTACCCGGGCGACACCGGCGAGAGCGTCAACCTCCAGTTCCGGGGCGCGCCCGGCAACTTCATCGTCGTCCAGCCGTACGAGGTCTGA
- a CDS encoding TerD family protein: MAREFQRGHKARISDLTAGTDLYVGVQISAPGLTFDISCFGLDADERLSDDRYFVFFNQPKSPEESLQLLGAQAGDTESFRVTLDRIPSHIRKLSFTATVDGAGQMAQIAPGYLRIVAGGEEVARYSFNGAEFSTERAVMLGDIYFKDVWRFAAVGQGFDGGLEALLKNFGGEVLEEEAPAAPQRPQPAAAPGFAP; the protein is encoded by the coding sequence ATGGCCAGGGAATTCCAACGCGGCCACAAGGCCAGGATCAGTGACCTCACGGCGGGCACGGATCTGTACGTGGGCGTGCAGATCTCCGCCCCCGGGCTGACCTTCGACATCAGCTGCTTCGGGCTGGACGCCGACGAGCGCCTCTCGGACGACCGGTACTTCGTCTTCTTCAATCAGCCGAAGTCGCCTGAGGAGTCCCTGCAGTTGCTGGGTGCCCAGGCGGGCGACACGGAGTCGTTCCGCGTCACGCTGGACCGGATCCCGTCGCACATCCGCAAGTTGTCCTTCACCGCGACCGTCGACGGCGCCGGGCAGATGGCGCAGATCGCCCCTGGCTATCTGCGCATCGTGGCGGGCGGTGAGGAGGTCGCGCGGTACTCCTTCAACGGCGCGGAGTTCTCCACCGAGCGGGCCGTGATGCTCGGTGACATCTACTTCAAGGATGTGTGGCGGTTCGCCGCCGTCGGACAGGGCTTCGACGGCGGCCTGGAGGCGCTGCTGAAGAACTTCGGCGGCGAAGTGCTGGAGGAGGAGGCGCCCGCCGCCCCGCAGCGGCCGCAGCCCGCCGCCGCCCCCGGCTTCGCCCCG
- a CDS encoding M48 family metallopeptidase: MPADPLHRAGKPQRSTTSQPPGGSGASAIEVRRSSRRRRTVSAYREGDRTVVLIPARMSKAEEQRWITVMLDKLAAQESKRVLGDAELAERAERLSEQYFDGRARPASVRWVTNQNTRWGSCTPAEGSIRLSHRLQGMPEYVVDYVLCHELAHLLVPGHGPDFWRLLEAYPRTERARGYLEGVVAAERLPYVPGAHGE, encoded by the coding sequence GTGCCCGCCGACCCACTGCACCGCGCCGGAAAGCCACAGCGCAGCACGACGAGCCAGCCGCCCGGCGGCTCGGGGGCGAGCGCGATCGAGGTCCGCAGGAGTTCCCGGCGCCGCCGGACGGTCTCCGCGTACCGCGAGGGCGATCGCACCGTCGTACTGATCCCCGCCAGGATGTCGAAGGCGGAGGAACAGCGCTGGATCACCGTCATGCTCGACAAACTCGCCGCCCAGGAGAGCAAGCGAGTGCTCGGCGACGCCGAGCTGGCCGAGCGCGCCGAGCGGCTGTCGGAGCAGTACTTCGACGGCCGGGCGCGCCCCGCCTCCGTGCGCTGGGTCACCAACCAGAACACCCGCTGGGGTTCGTGCACTCCGGCCGAGGGCAGCATCCGGCTCTCGCACCGGCTGCAGGGGATGCCCGAGTACGTCGTCGACTACGTTCTCTGCCACGAGCTGGCCCATCTGCTGGTCCCCGGTCACGGGCCAGACTTCTGGCGGCTGTTGGAGGCGTACCCGCGTACCGAGCGGGCCCGCGGGTATCTCGAAGGGGTCGTCGCCGCGGAACGGCTGCCGTATGTGCCCGGGGCACACGGGGAGTGA
- a CDS encoding TOMM precursor leader peptide-binding protein gives GLSLVILTPRDDVTVHAPDPADAEPLMATGTPHLYAGVVEGTGVVGPLVLPGESGCAGCLHLDRGDRDPAWPRLTAQWQCPRARRVGACDLTLATAVAGLAAAHALAFLDGQSPSSAGTRWEVSMPGLDWHARPVRPHPACGCGAAERGKPSAEKAKPEHSSTDGEPRETMAVQRPSAERRKAGAARPTGTWRAHV, from the coding sequence GGGCTCTCCCTGGTGATCCTCACGCCCCGGGACGACGTGACCGTGCACGCACCCGATCCCGCCGACGCCGAGCCGCTCATGGCCACCGGAACGCCGCATCTGTACGCCGGTGTCGTCGAGGGCACCGGCGTAGTCGGTCCGCTCGTCCTGCCCGGCGAGTCGGGGTGCGCCGGCTGTCTGCATCTCGACCGCGGGGACCGGGACCCGGCCTGGCCACGGCTCACCGCCCAGTGGCAGTGCCCGAGGGCCCGCCGGGTCGGGGCCTGCGATCTGACACTGGCCACGGCGGTCGCCGGCCTGGCCGCGGCGCATGCGCTGGCCTTCCTCGACGGGCAGTCGCCGTCCAGCGCGGGCACCCGCTGGGAGGTGTCCATGCCCGGACTGGACTGGCATGCCCGACCGGTCCGGCCGCATCCGGCATGCGGATGCGGGGCGGCGGAGCGAGGTAAACCATCGGCGGAGAAAGCCAAACCGGAGCACTCCTCAACCGACGGTGAACCGCGCGAGACAATGGCGGTGCAACGGCCGTCGGCGGAGCGACGCAAGGCAGGCGCGGCGCGGCCGACTGGGACTTGGAGGGCGCATGTCTGA
- a CDS encoding ABC1 kinase family protein encodes MSDLPRKAVTRTAKLAALPLGFAGRATWGLGKRIVGESAEIVGRELQQRTAEQLFKVLGELKGGAMKFGQALSVFESALPEEVAGPYRAALTKLQEAAPPMPTRTVHAVLEERMGPDWHDLFEEFEDKPAAAASIGQVHRAVWHDGREVAVKVQYPGAGDALLSDLGQLSRFARLLGPLIPGMDIKPLIAELKDRVSEELDYELEAQAQSAHAEEFADDPDVVVPAVVHQCEQVLVTEWIDGIPLSEVISDGTQEQRDRAGQLLARFLFSGPARTGLLHADPHPGNFRLLPGGPDGEDDWRLGVLDFGTVDRLTGGLPLPIGTSLRMTLDGAAETVYELLCEEGFVKESIELDPDAVLDYLLPIIEPARADAFTFTRAWMRNQATRIADPRSPAYQLGKRLNLPPAYLLIHRVTLSTIGVLCQLGATVRLREELEEWLPGFVPGDEPTEEETAAEA; translated from the coding sequence ATGTCTGATCTTCCCCGGAAGGCGGTCACCCGTACCGCCAAGCTCGCCGCGCTCCCGCTCGGCTTCGCCGGCCGGGCGACCTGGGGCTTGGGCAAGCGGATCGTGGGCGAGTCCGCGGAGATCGTCGGCCGGGAGCTGCAACAGCGCACGGCGGAGCAGCTGTTCAAGGTGCTCGGCGAGCTGAAGGGCGGTGCCATGAAGTTCGGGCAGGCCCTGTCCGTCTTCGAGTCCGCGCTGCCCGAGGAGGTCGCCGGGCCCTACCGCGCGGCCCTCACCAAGCTCCAGGAGGCGGCGCCGCCGATGCCGACCCGCACGGTGCACGCGGTGCTCGAGGAGCGGATGGGTCCGGACTGGCACGATCTGTTCGAGGAGTTCGAGGACAAGCCGGCCGCCGCGGCCTCGATCGGGCAGGTGCACCGGGCCGTGTGGCACGACGGCCGCGAGGTGGCGGTCAAGGTGCAGTACCCGGGCGCCGGCGACGCCCTGCTCTCCGACCTGGGCCAACTGAGCCGCTTCGCCCGCCTGTTGGGCCCGCTGATTCCCGGCATGGACATCAAGCCGCTCATCGCGGAGCTGAAGGACCGCGTCTCCGAGGAACTGGACTACGAACTGGAGGCGCAGGCCCAGTCCGCGCACGCGGAGGAGTTCGCGGACGACCCGGACGTGGTGGTCCCGGCGGTGGTGCACCAGTGCGAGCAGGTCCTGGTGACCGAGTGGATCGACGGCATCCCGCTGTCGGAGGTGATCTCGGACGGCACTCAGGAGCAACGCGACCGCGCCGGTCAGCTGCTGGCCCGGTTCCTCTTCTCGGGCCCGGCCCGCACCGGCCTGCTGCACGCCGACCCACATCCCGGCAACTTCCGGCTGCTGCCCGGCGGCCCGGACGGCGAGGACGACTGGCGCCTGGGTGTCCTGGACTTCGGCACGGTCGACCGGCTGACCGGCGGGCTGCCGTTGCCGATCGGCACGTCTCTCCGCATGACCCTGGACGGCGCGGCCGAGACGGTCTACGAACTCCTCTGCGAGGAAGGGTTCGTGAAGGAGTCCATAGAGCTGGATCCGGACGCGGTACTCGACTACCTGCTGCCGATCATCGAACCGGCCCGGGCCGACGCGTTCACCTTCACCCGCGCCTGGATGCGCAACCAGGCCACCCGCATCGCCGATCCCCGCTCCCCCGCCTACCAGCTGGGCAAACGCCTCAATCTGCCCCCGGCCTACCTCCTGATCCACCGGGTGACCCTGAGCACGATCGGCGTCCTGTGCCAACTGGGCGCCACGGTACGGCTCCGCGAGGAGCTGGAGGAGTGGCTACCGGGCTTCGTGCCGGGGGACGAGCCGACAGAGGAGGAGACGGCAGCAGAGGCGTGA
- a CDS encoding WhiB family transcriptional regulator — MQLEAHAPSVPPSQTIPPPGLTEDSTLTPLTALTALDDAIENLGVPVPCRSYDPEVFFAESPADVEYAKSLCRTCPLIEACLAGAKERREPWGVWGGELFVQGVVVARKRPRGRPRKNPVTA, encoded by the coding sequence GTGCAACTCGAAGCGCACGCCCCGTCCGTACCGCCTTCACAGACGATCCCCCCGCCCGGCCTCACGGAGGACTCCACCTTGACCCCCCTCACCGCGCTCACCGCGCTCGACGACGCCATCGAGAACCTCGGCGTACCCGTCCCCTGCCGCTCCTACGACCCGGAGGTCTTCTTCGCCGAGTCGCCGGCGGACGTCGAGTACGCCAAGTCCCTCTGCCGCACCTGCCCGCTGATCGAGGCCTGCCTCGCCGGGGCCAAGGAGCGGCGTGAGCCCTGGGGCGTCTGGGGTGGCGAGCTGTTCGTCCAGGGTGTCGTCGTCGCCCGGAAGCGGCCGCGTGGCCGCCCGCGCAAGAACCCGGTCACGGCATGA
- a CDS encoding HRDC domain-containing protein translates to TAAVPRRVQRTPARCRVCGRTLTDAGEMKLMRCEDCPSDMDEGLYARLRDWRAIQAERSGQPDFCVFTDRTLMAIAEARPESPAELSRIPGVLSRKLRSYGTDVLAICAGHEVGEADDDD, encoded by the coding sequence CACCGCCGCCGTGCCCCGGCGCGTCCAGCGCACGCCCGCCCGCTGCCGGGTCTGCGGCCGCACGCTCACCGACGCGGGCGAGATGAAGCTGATGCGCTGCGAGGACTGCCCCTCGGACATGGACGAAGGGCTCTACGCACGACTGCGGGATTGGCGGGCGATCCAGGCCGAACGCAGCGGACAGCCCGACTTCTGCGTCTTCACCGACCGCACCCTGATGGCCATCGCCGAGGCACGGCCGGAGAGCCCCGCCGAGCTCTCCCGCATCCCCGGCGTCCTCAGCCGCAAACTGCGCAGCTACGGAACCGATGTTCTGGCCATCTGCGCAGGTCACGAGGTTGGGGAAGCCGATGACGACGACTGA